The following coding sequences are from one Vulpes vulpes isolate BD-2025 chromosome 12, VulVul3, whole genome shotgun sequence window:
- the LOC140594602 gene encoding uncharacterized protein, translating to MALACRCRRRYHCCGVAGTCPHPLSFLALPPTRTWAPCRTPSVRGTTPGRTEHRPWPTAGRSACPFLPTGLGDAGSPPPAAHASHVRVPPTDGADPPARPGSYLCLRVPQHSVVVGNQDVSFLNLLLLLFLLILFLPLVPEPSGKLRFRELLFHQAAQDSSLWPPHTSYHLGLLTPASCTKASPSPVCVDSAPLFLTTPLPGHSTEGSVVGVQPGPSKPTSTMAAKSSTLTPKPISHPAVVDVDTAPPSRAVLSAPPHRRMSCPPCSRGRGSVTQRCPAKVAACTSAPTSVAPAPPHVIKSSASTSPLSPHRGLLLGGSKQLFFPVLLLPLACPTSVLEPPPPQQAAPVQTPTLTGTPMPWIPHLPPGLSSSRPPQVPEEPFVILQGTSRFWQRTTQ from the coding sequence ATGGCCCTAGcctgccgctgccgccgccgctacCACTGCTGTGGGGTCGCGGGGACTTGCCCCCACCCCCTAAGCTTCCTTGCGTTGCCACCGACAAGGACCTGGGCCCCTTGCAGAACACCGAGTGTCCGGGGGACGACACCTGGAAGGACAGAGCACAGACCCTGGCCGACCGCGGGCCGCTcagcctgccccttcctccccactggcCTCGGGGACGCAGGCTCTCCGCCTCCGGCCGCTCACGCTTCCCACGTCCGGGTGCCTCCCACCGACGGGGCTGACCCTCCTGCCAGGCCCGGATCCTATCTGTGCCTCCGTGTTCCCCAACACAGCGTGGTGGTCGGGAACCAGGACGTGTCCTTCCTCAATCTCCTCCTCTTGCTGTTCCTGctgattctcttcctccccttagTTCCAGAGCCATCGGGGAAACTCCGCTTCAGGGAGCTCCTCTTCCACCAGGCCGCCCAGGACAGCTCCCTCTGGCCGCCCCACACCTCCTACCACCTCGGCCTCCTTACACCCGCCTCCTGCACAAAAGCATCCCCAAGCCCTGTGTGTGTAGACTCTGCCCCGCTCTTCCTGACAACCCCTCTTCCAGGCCACTCCACAGAGGGCTCCGTCGTCGGAGTCCAGCCTGGCCCCTCTAAGCCGACTTCTACCATGGCAGCAAAGTCATCTACTCTGACCCCCAAGCCGATTTCACATCCTGCTGTCGTGGACGTGGACACTGCGCCTCCTTCCCGGGCTGTCCTCAGCGCGCCCCCACACCGCAGGATGAGCTGTCCTCCCTGTTCCCGGGGCCGCGGCAGTGTGACGCAGAGGTGCCCTGCGAAAGTCGCAGCATGCACCAGTGCACCGACATCGGTggccccggccccaccccacGTCATCAAGTCTTCGGCCTCCACATCACCCCTCAGCCCACACAGGGGACTCTTGCTGGGAGGCAGCAAACAGCTTTTCTTCCCGGTGCTCCTATTGCCACTGGCTTGCCCAACCTCAGTTCTggagccaccaccaccccagcagGCAGCACCTGTGCAAACCCCAACGCTCACTGGGACCCCGATGCCGTGGATACCACATCTCCCTCCTGGGCTGTCATCTTCCAGACCCCCCCAGGTCCCGGAAGAACCATTTGTCATTTTACAAGGCACTTCCAGGTTCTGGCAACGCACCACCCAGTAG